Below is a window of Robbsia betulipollinis DNA.
AAAATAACGGGTAGGCATACGACTGTGTTTAAGACCAACATTAGGCAGGAAGTGATGGAAGTGTTGACGGGGCCCGAGCGTCGGCGACGGTGGGCGGCAGAAGAGAAAGCGGCGATGGTGCGGGAGAGCCTGGAACCGGGCAAGACCGTATCAATGGTGGCGCGCCGGCACGGCGTGAACCCCAACCAGTTGTTCCATTGGAAGAAACTGTATCAAGATGGCAGCCTCTCGGCCGTGTCTGCTGGCGAGGAAGTCGTGCCAGCCTCCGAATTGGTCGATGCGCTCAAGCAGATCCGTGAGTTGCAGCGGCTGCTTGGTAAAAAGACCGTGGAAGTCGAAATTCTCAAAGAAGCCGTGGAGTACGGTCGAGCAAAAAAATGGATAGCGCGCTCGCCATCATTGCCGGGGGACGACCAGTGAAACAGGTCTGTGATGTCCTCGGCGTTGCGCGCTCGAACGTGTCGGCCAAGCGTGCCCGTGTAGCCGATTGGCAAGACGGGCGAGGTGCTGTGCAGCAGGACGATACAGAATTGGTCGAGGAAATCCAGCATGCCGTCACTGACTTGCCAAGCTACGGCTACCGGCGAGTCTGGGGCCTGATTCGAGGCGAGCGCGAGGTGCGTGGCGCGGCTCCGGTGAACGTAAAGCGCATTTACCGGGTGATGCGTGTTCATGGTTTGTTGTTGGAACGCCGGCCAAAGCGACCGAG
It encodes the following:
- a CDS encoding IS3 family transposase (programmed frameshift); amino-acid sequence: MEVLTGPERRRRWAAEEKAAMVRESLEPGKTVSMVARRHGVNPNQLFHWKKLYQDGSLSAVSAGEEVVPASELVDALKQIRELQRLLGKKTVEVEILKEAVEYGRGKKMDSALAIIAGGRPVKQVCDVLGVARSNVSAKRARVADWQDGRGAVQQDDTELVEEIQHAVTDLPSYGYRRVWGLIRGEREVRGAAPVNVKRIYRVMRVHGLLLERRPKRPSITRRHDGRVAVGKSNQRWCSDGFEFRCENGEPLRVTFALDCCDREAMSWVATTGGYTGNDVRDVMLAAVEQRFGNVDAVPASIEWLSDNGSGYIAHETRAFANGIGLTPLTTPVCSPQSNGMAESFVKTIKRDYVAFMPKPDAVTAVQNLAIAFEHYNEKHPHSALKYRSPREFRRRTESLTLV